DNA from Deltaproteobacteria bacterium:
AACTAGTTACCAAGGGACGAATAAAAAGTCAAGAGGATTCCCTTGATTTTCCAACCAATACGGGAAATTTCACATGAAATTCGACTAGTCAAGGGCCAAACTACAGGGGTCATTCCGGCGTAAGCCGGAATGACCCTTGTTCAAAAGTCTTGGGAGGGGTTTGGGGAACCCTTCTTCAGAAGGGTTCCCCAAGCACCACCCTGAACAGGTACGAAAAGTTTACCCGGCGCGCATCATGACCATACAAAGGAGTGCACCCATGGCGAATACATACGACTTCGACATCGGTATCCTGGGCGCGGGAGCGGCGGGTCTGACGGTGGCGGCCGGCGCAGCCCAATTGGGAGCGAAAACGCTGCTCGTCGAGAAGGAAAAGGAACTCGGAGGCGACTGCCTGCACTATGGATGCGTACCCAGCAAGACACTCATCAAGACCGCTCACGTGTATCACCTGATCAAGAACGCCCACAAGTTCGGACTGCCTCACCTGGAGCTGCCGCCGGTGAACTTCCGCGAGGTGGCCGGCCGCATTCGCGCGGTCATCAAGCGCATTCAGGAGCACGATTCCGAGGAGCGGTTTTGCAAGCTGGGAGTCCGGGTCGAATTCGGAGATTCCTCTTTCAAGGACGAACACACCATCGAGTTGAACGGTAAGCGGTATTCCGCCAGAAACTGGGTGCTGTCCACCGGCTCTTCCCCGGCTGTTCCCCCGTTCTCCGGCCTGGATCGGACACCGTACCTTACCAACCGGGAGATCTTTTCTTTGGACACATTGCCCGCGTCCATGATCGTACTCGGGGCCGGTCCCATCGCCGCGGAAATGGCTCAGGCCTTCTGCCGCCTGGGCACGCAAGTGCACGTGGTACAGCGAAGCGGACAAATTCTGAGCAAGGAAGACAAGGACATGGCCGATCTGGTGATGAACGTGCTGGCGGAGGAAGGCGTGATCTTCCATCTGAACGCCGATGTGGCCCGCATAGCGGATCTCGGTTATGCGCGGGAAGTCGAGATCGAGGGCAAACACGGAAAGAAGGAGACCTTCAGAGCGGAAGCCAT
Protein-coding regions in this window:
- a CDS encoding FAD-dependent oxidoreductase, producing MANTYDFDIGILGAGAAGLTVAAGAAQLGAKTLLVEKEKELGGDCLHYGCVPSKTLIKTAHVYHLIKNAHKFGLPHLELPPVNFREVAGRIRAVIKRIQEHDSEERFCKLGVRVEFGDSSFKDEHTIELNGKRYSARNWVLSTGSSPAVPPFSGLDRTPYLTNREIFSLDTLPASMIVLGAGPIAAEMAQAFCRLGTQVHVVQRSGQILSKEDKDMADLVMNVLAEEGVIFHLNADVARIADLGYAREVEIEGKHGKKETFRAEAILVAMGRRPNIEGLGLDTIGVEFDKKGIKVDNRLRTSQKHIYAAGDVTGEYQFTHAAGYEGGIIVTNAVFHLPRKTDYTFLPWCTYTSPELASIGMNEEAAQKAGIEYSVYTEAFRDNDRSLAEGSDIGKAKLLLDSSEKPIGVQLMGLHAGELVSEWVAVTNGKTKLSTLAGAVHPYPTLGEINKRLAANYFSGKIFSDKVKKALKFLFHFKGRACGAVRP